Proteins found in one Hemibagrus wyckioides isolate EC202008001 linkage group LG23, SWU_Hwy_1.0, whole genome shotgun sequence genomic segment:
- the csrnp1b gene encoding cysteine/serine-rich nuclear protein 1b: MRCVIFGGRAALQPGRAKSILQHLVCVRVCEAIASSSDRLLCSFPAVCSFLAPVRTRAADQHFSAMSGLLKRKFEEVEEDPCYSSSSPSSLSSSAYSGWDSDGESCYSDTLDSTPSNPSSPAASLSTTSILKKTKRPRRGNVQFDQVTVFFFPRCQGFTSVPSRGGCTLGMLQRHSVQRRYTLAEFAIEQRHLRREKIKNRMKEEKLEALKQKLTKNGTQESEEADQLTVDDIPEEEIDLSGVNLDSGSFLHPYPSKRRHAILKAAGVKKIDKEEKRQLHELRMSREDCGCDCQGFCEPETCSCSLAGIKCQMDHSSFPCGCTKDGCGNTEGRIEFNPSRVQTHYIHTIMKLELEKRLEEHSSENEAASDEQPKTSSGDLCPAEGAGEPNSFHFNSELAAAGENSCSSDMTDSSSSSGQSEDLEAADAPPSEQSSLDVDENGLAQILSFSDTDNDECSLQCRDAGCSQQRRRTEPSSVGYGIFSTVESVDSDDNACTPQTDSMDRAAAVSELLDENANQDDTLFHNGSVPNTPSPTIDNYMDLSLSSESDLEFFDGFPCLGPSSLYNSLKEYEHLDNFFQFQLPAHPSFPQVNDQGTGLLESLIGLSESVPEPPATFTDNQMLEEAMKLSVMEYVKV; this comes from the exons ATGCGCTGTGTTATCTTCGGTGGACGTGCTGCACTGCAACCTGGCAGGGCAAAGTCAATTCTCCAgcacctggtgtgtgtgagagtgtgtgaggcaATAGCGAGTAGTTCAGATAGGCTGCTCTGCTCTTTTCCTGCGGTGTGCTCTTTCCTTGCTCCTGTAAGAACTAGGGCAGCAG ATCAGCACTTTAGCGCCATGAGTGGGCTTCTCAAGAGGAAGTttgaggaggtggaggaggaccCATGCTACTCTTCATCCTCTCCGtcgtctctctcctcctctgccTACTCCGGCTGGGACTCGGATGGCGAGAGCTGTTACTCCGACACCCTGGACTCCACGCCCAGTAACCCGAGCTCACCGGCAGCGTCGCTCAGCA CCACCTCCATCCTCAAAAAGACCAAAAGACCACGACGGGGCAATGTGCAGTTTGATCAGGTGACCGTCTTCTTCTTCCCACGATGCCAGGGCTTCACCAGTGTACCTAGCAGAGGCGGATGCACGCTGGGCATGTTGCAGAGGCACAGTGTGCAGCGCCGCTACACGTTGGCTGAGTTTGCTATCGAACAGCGCCATCTAAGGCGTGAGAAGATCAAGAACAGGATGAAGGAAGAAAAGCTGGAGGCTCTGAAACAGAAG CTGACCAAGAACGGTACCCAGGAGTCTGAAGAGGCGGACCAGCTCACTGTGGATGATATCCCAGAGGAAGAAATCGATCTCAGCGGTGTGAACCTGGACAGTGGGTCATTCCTCCACCCGTACCCATCCAAGAGGCGGCACGCCATCCTGAAAGCAGCTGGAGTGAAGAAGATCGACAAGGAGGAGAAGAGGCAGCTGCACGAACTGCGCATGTCACGGGAGGACTGCGGCTGCGACTGCCAGGGCTTCTGCGAGCCTGAAACCTGCAGCTGCAGTTTGGCTGGAATCAAGTGTCAG ATGGACCACTCATCCTTCCCCTGTGGCTGCACCAAGGATGGCTGTGGGAACACAGAGGGCCGTATCGAGTTTAACCCCAGCCGTGTCCAGACTCACTACATCCACACCATCATGAAGCTGGAGCTTGAAAAGCGTTTGGAAGAGCACTCTTCTGAGAACGAGGCCGCTTCAGACGAGCAGCCCAAGACGAGCTCTGGAGATCTCTGTCCGGCGGAGGGCGCCGGTGAGCCGAACAGCTTCCATTTCAACTCTGAATTAGCGGCCGCCGGGGAGAACAGCTGTAGCAGTGACATGACGGACTCTTCTAGTTCTTCGGGTCAGAGCGAGGACTTGGAAGCGGCTGACGCACCTCCGAGCGAACAGTCTTCTCTGGACGTGGACGAGAACGGACTCGCGCAGATCCTGAGCTTCAGCGACACCGATAACGACGAATGCTCTCTGCAATGCAGGGATGCCGGCTGCAGCCAACAGCGGAGAAGGACCGAGCCGTCGTCTGTAGGATACGGCATTTTCAGTACTGTGGAAAGCGTGGACAGTGACGATAACGCCTGCACGCCACAAACGGACTCTATGGACAGAGCGGCGGCGGTGTCCGAACTCTTGGACGAAAACGCCAATCAGGACGACACTCTGTTTCACAACGGCTCGGTTCCTAACACGCCGTCTCCTACCATCGATAATTACATGGACCTGAGCCTGTCCTCGGAGTCCGACCTGGAGTTCTTTGACGGCTTTCCCTGTCTAGGGCCCAGCTCGCTGTACAACTCTCTCAAGGAGTACGAACATTTGGACAActtttttcagtttcagttgCCTGCCCACCCCAGCTTTCCACAAGTCAACGACCAGGGCACCGGCCTCTTGGAGTCGCTGATCGGTTTGTCAGAATCTGTACCTGAACCACCGGCTACGTTCACAGACAATCAGATGCTGGAAGAAGCCATGAAGTTGTCTGTGAT